The following are encoded in a window of Phragmites australis chromosome 22, lpPhrAust1.1, whole genome shotgun sequence genomic DNA:
- the LOC133904568 gene encoding uncharacterized protein LOC133904568, with amino-acid sequence MVETPELRRRSRRQAPVPILLIRSSPQNTQVGCFGVALFGAGTGIGLGRTTPPPSRLSPILSALEDSPADIVEHFDSQIPGGSVQMPNYSMDSSSRRRRILDQSSSVRRSFEVSGPKPVPVAAPATITNGKDSPPPPQSGAWSSTTSTTPKTCSTIIGSAPILLSKISPRRSRVGGGRPGSSGASSTVGTASSSCQSKLGAKYSGLTKWLGPGSNWSIRKCMASERYGSVFWVYKMVRVWKKQVLYQEEEYFLLAHVLVYLCD; translated from the exons ATGGTGGAGACTCCGGagctccgccgccgcagccgtcGCCAAGCGCCCGTCCCCATCCTCCTCATCCGTTCCTCCCCCCAAAATACCCAAG TCGGATGCTTCGGCGTCGCCTTGTTCGGCGCCGGCACTGGCATTGGTCTTGGCCGCACAACCCCACCACCCTCCCGCCTCTCGCCCATCCTCTCCGCACTCGAGGACTCCCCTGCCGACATCGTCGAGCACTTCGACAGTCAAATCCCCGGTGGCTCGGTGCAGATGCCAAACTACTCCATGGACTCGTCAAGCCGGAGGCGCCGGATCCTGGACCAGTCCAGCTCCGTGCGTAGGTCCTTCGAAGTCTCCGGCCCAAAGCCAGTGCCAGTGGCCGCGCCGGCCACCATTACCAATGGCAaggactcccccccccccccccaatcggGAGCTTGGAGTTCTACCACTTCCACTACGCCGAAGACCTGCTCGACCATCATCGGTTCAGCACCAATTCTCTTGTCGAAGATTTCTCCGCGAAGAAGCCGCGTCGGTGGAGGAAGGCCTGGATCCTCTGGGGCCTCATCCACCGTAGGAACGGCCTCATCTAGCTGCCAATCCAAACTAGGAGCAAAATACTCAGGGCTAACAAAATGGCTCGGACCAGGGTCAAATTGGTCCATACGGAAATGCATGGCAAGTGAAAGGTATGGTTCTGTGTTCTGGGTGTATAAAATGGTACGGGTGTGGAAGAAGCAA GTGCTATATCAAGAGGAAGAGTACTTCTTGCTTGCTCATGTTCTTGTTTATCTTTGTGATTAA
- the LOC133904569 gene encoding uncharacterized protein At5g08430-like, with protein sequence MANVSLMLAWSLKKGKSQKNVYVGWGSKALIGFLSSIGKDTSKSLDQIGAAEVVKEYIRQKGLLQKDKKKHVICDDKIRSLSRKSKLIYNRIYSLLERRIAENLTSEDETLYSSEDNNDSVMKKKARTVSYESSTPKRTSEINKGCFASLVRDNIKLSYLKRSLFMDLLKDPDTFGSKVIGCFDRVKNDPKDFSYQMPKRLYQLGEVTSNSQLLT encoded by the exons ATGGCGAACGTGTCGCTGATGCTCGCCTG GTCATTGAAGAAAGGAAAGTCACAGAAGAATGTCTATGTGGGCTGGGGTTCGAAAGCACTCATTGGCTTCCTTTCATCAATAGGCAAAGATACATCAAAATCTCTAGATCAAATTGGTGCTGCCGAAGTTGTGAAGGAGTACATTCGTCAAAAAGGTCTTTTGCAAAAAGATAAGAAAAAGCATGTCATATGTGATGACAAGATCCGTTCTTTGTCTAGGAAATCGAAACTAATTTACAACAGGATATATAGCTTGCTTGAAAGGCGTATTGCTGAAAATCTTACATCAGAGGATGAAACTCTTTATAGTTCTGAGGATAACAATGATTCGGTTATGAAAAAGAAAGCTCGGACTGTGAGCTATGAGTCCAGTACTCCAAAGCGCACTTCAGAAATAAACAAGGGATGCTTTGCTTCCCTTGTTCGCGATAACATTAAGTTGAGCTATTTGAAGCGATCTTTATTTATGGACCTACTAAAGGACCCAGATACATTTGGAAGTAAAGTTATTGGCTGTTTTGATAGAGTAAAGAATGATCCTAAAGATTTTAGTTACCAGATGCCTAAAAGGTTGTACCAACTCGGAGAAGTAACAAGTAACTCTCAACTCTTAACATGA
- the LOC133904239 gene encoding L-type lectin-domain containing receptor kinase S.4-like yields the protein MPNTNPKLHILIFFLLPLFLLASLAASQEFTYKGFGASGAGGNVNLTLNGVTELRTDGILRLTNETSRLIGHAFYPSPLRLVRNGSAVSFSTAFAFTVVPEYPKLGGHGFAFVAAPDPRLRGALPSQYLGLLSAADIGNATNHVFAVEFDTVQDFEFGDINDNHVGVDLNSLVSNASASAAPVNLKSGDIVLAWVDYDGAARLLNISIATGSEKPAAPLISFRVDLAGVFREEMYVGFSASTGLLASSHYLMGWSFRLGGGAAPRLDLSSLPSLPRPKEGKNRTSMILASTFSAFVALVVLVSAGAYAAYRIKNRDVIEPWELDYGPHRFKYAELRRATRGFRERELLGFGGFGKVYRGVLPGSGETVAVKRVNHESRQGLREFVAEIASIGRLRHRNLVQLQGWCRRRGDLLLVYDYMPNGSLDRHLFGGDHLKASRLTWAVRHRILRDVASALLYLHEGWDHVVLHRDVKASNVLLDGDMSARLGDFGLAKLHERGANPSTTRVVGTLGYLAPELTRTGKATASADVFAFGALVLEVVAGRRPIEPRALPEELVLAEWAWERYAAGEVEKVVDARLDGAYDAGEVAAAVKVGLWCSHPAPAARPTMREVARYLDGGEAGEVPEPPPPPPPPPACSGEVGFDDFVHSFPSSSVERAAVAGAGWNSGTQTSVATFPYSPLSMRSSHVSV from the coding sequence ATGCCAAACACTAACCCCAAGCTTCATATCctcattttcttcctcctccccctctttctTCTCGCCAGTCTCGCCGCCTCCCAAGAATTCACCTACAAAGGCTTCGGCGCCAGCGGAGCCGGCGGCAATGTGAACCTGACCCTGAACGGTGTCACGGAGCTCCGGACCGACGGCATCCTGCGCCTGACCAACGAGACGTCGCGGCTCATCGGCCACGCCTTCTACCCGTCCCCGCTCCGCCTCGTCCGGAACGGCTCCGCCGTGTCATTCTCGACGGCGTTCGCGTTCACCGTCGTGCCGGAATACCCGAAGCTGGGAGGGCACGGGTTCGCGTTCGTGGCGGCTCCCGACCCGCGCCTCCGCGGCGCGCTGCCCAGCCAGTACCTGGGTTTGCTCAGCGCCGCCGACATCGGCAACGCCACCAACCACGTCTTCGCCGTCGAGTTCGACACCGTGCAGGACTTCGAGTTCGGGGACATCAATGACAATCACGTCGGTGTAGACCTCAACAGCCTCGTCTCCAACGCCTCCGCATCAGCGGCCCCCGTCAACCTCAAGTCCGGGGACATCGTGCTCGCCTGGGTCGACTATGACGGCGCGGCCAGGCTCCTCAACATCTCTATTGCAACCGGCTCGGAGAAGCCGGCGGCGCCGCTCATCTCCTTCCGTGTGGACCTCGCCGGGGTCTTCCGGGAGGAGATGTACGTCGGATTCTCTGCGTCCACGGGGCTCCTCGCGAGCTCGCACTACCTCATGGGCTGGAGCTTCCGGCTCGGAGGCGGCGCCGCGCCAAGGCTGGACCTTTCGTCCCTGCCGTCGCTGCCGCGGCCAAAGGAAGGCAAGAACCGGACGTCGATGATCCTGGCGTCGACGTTCTCGGCGTTCGTGGCGCTGGTGGTGCTCGTCAGCGCCGGCGCGTACGCCGCGTACCGGATCAAGAACCGCGACGTGATCGAGCCGTGGGAGCTGGACTACGGGCCGCACCGCTTCAAGTACGCCGAGCTGCGGCGCGCGACGCGCGGGTTCCGCGAGCGCGAGCTCCTCGGCTTCGGTGGGTTCGGCAAGGTGTACCGCGGCGTTCTCCCGGGCTCTGGCGAGACCGTCGCCGTGAAGCGCGTTAACCACGAGTCCCGACAGGGGCTCCGCGAGTTCGTCGCCGAGATCGCGTCCATCGGCCGGCTCCGCCACCGCAACCTGGTTCAGCTCCAGGGCtggtgccgccgccgcggcgacctcctcctggtCTACGACTACATGCCCAACGGCAGCCTCGACCGCCACCTCTTCGGCGGCGACCACCTGAAGGCGTCGCGGCTCACGTGGGCTGTCAGGCACCGCATCCTCCGCGACGTGGCGTCGGCGCTGCTGTATCTGCACGAGGGGTGGGATCACGTCGTCCTGCACCGCGACGTGAAGGCCAGCAACGTGCTCCTCGACGGCGACATGTCGGCCCGTCTCGGCGACTTCGGGCTCGCCAAGCTCCACGAGCGCGGCGCCAACCCGAGCACGACGCGCGTGGTGGGCACGCTGGGGTACCTGGCGCCGGAGCTGACGAGGACGGGGAAGGCGACGGCGTCGGCGGACGTGTTCGCGTTCGGGGCGCTGGTGCTGGAAGTGGTGGCCGGGCGGCGGCCCATCGAGCCCCGCGCGCTGCCCGAGGAGTTGGTGCTGGCCGAGTGGGCGTGGGAGCGGTACGCGGCCGGGGAGGTGGAGAAGGTGGTGGACGCGAGGCTCGACGGCGCGTACGACGCCGGGGAGGTGGCCGCGGCCGTGAAGGTGGGGCTGTGGTGCTCCCACCCGGCGCCGGCCGCGCGCCCCACGATGCGGGAGGTGGCGAGGTACCTGGACGGTGGGGAGGCCGGCGAGGTGCCGGaacctccgccaccgccgcctcccccgccggcGTGCTCCGGCGAGGTGGGGTTCGACGACTTCGTGCACTCGTTCCCGTCGTCGTCCGTCGAGCGGGCGGCCGTCGCGGGCGCTGGATGGAACAGTGGGACCCAGACGTCGGTGGCTACGTTCCCGTACTCGCCGCTGTCCATGCGATCGTCCCACGTCAGCGTATGA